One genomic region from Prunus persica cultivar Lovell chromosome G3, Prunus_persica_NCBIv2, whole genome shotgun sequence encodes:
- the LOC18788095 gene encoding polygalacturonase At1g48100, with amino-acid sequence MKNCKLSLMQVLCISFFCFFLSTQARRHNHKHKHTHPHISQPPSPPPDSASPPEEATNPNNSSSGVFDVRSFGAVGDGQTDDTEAFKMAWDTACQSESAARILVPRGFSFMIQSTIFTGPCLGGLVLQVDGTLVPPDGPESWPKNASRHQWLVFYRINEMSLQGGGVIDGRGEKWWNLPCKPHRGINGTTLPGPCYSPVAIKFFMSSNLTVQGLKIKNSPQFHFRFDNCRNVHIESISISAPARSPNTDGIHIENTNDVQIYNSVISNGDDCVSIGSGCYDVDIRNITCGPGHGISIGSLGNHNSRACVSNITVRDSIIKETDNGVRIKTWQGGSGSVSGVTFSNIHMDNVRNPIMINQFYCLNKGCTNQTSAVFVSDILYSNIRGTYDVRSSPMHFACSDALPCTNLTLSEVELLPAVGDIVLDPYCWNAYGELQTLTIPPVSCLLEGVPRSLLDNDIEHC; translated from the exons ATGAAGAACTGCAAATTGTCACTAATGCAAGTGTTGTGCATTTCattcttttgcttctttctGTCCACCCAAGCCAGACGGCATAACCATAAACACAAGCACACCCACCCTCACATTTCACAACCTCCTTCCCCTCCACCTGATTCTGCTAGCCCTCCTGAAGAGGCTACCAATCCTAATAATAGCTCCTCTGGTGTTTTCGATGTGCGGTCGTTTGGTGCTGTTGGAGATGGCCAAACAGATGACACTGAGGCATTTAAGATGGCTTGGGACACAGCTTGCCAAAGTGAATCTGCAGCAAGGATCCTTGTTCCCCGAGGTTTCTCATTCATGATTCAATCTACAATATTCACTGGTCCCTGCCTTGGGGGCCTGGTGTTACAG GTTGATGGAACTCTAGTGCCACCTGATGGACCAGAGTCTTGGCCAAAGAACGCCAGCAGGCATCAATGGCTTGTCTTTTACAGAATCAACGAGATGTCGTTGCAAGGGGGTGGTGTAATTGAtgggagaggagagaaatgGTGGAATCTTCCCTGCAAACCCCACAgg GGGATCAATGGAACCACATTGCCTGGACCATGTTACAGCCCAGTT GCCATTAAGTTCTTCATGAGCTCCAACTTGACAGTTCAAGGACTTAAAATCAAGAATAGCCCCCAATTCCACTTCAGATTTGATAACTGCAGGAATGTCCATATAGAATCGATTTCTATATCCGCCCCTGCTCGAAGTCCGAATACAGATGGGATTCACATAGAGAACACAAATGATGTCCAAATTTATAACTCAGTAATTTCAAATG GTGACGATTGTGTATCAATTGGGTCAGGCTGTTATGATGTAGACATACGAAACATCACTTGTGGACCTGGTCATGGAATCAG CATTGGGAGTCTAGGCAATCACAACTCGCGAGCATGCGTCTCTAACATTACAGTTCGCGACTCAATAATCAAAGAGACGGATAATGGAGTTAGGATCAAGACATGGCAGGGTGGATCCGGATCAGTTTCGGGAGTAACATTCAGTAACATTCACATGGATAATGTTAGGAACCCGATTATGATAAACCAATTCTACTGCCTTAACAAGGGGTGCACCAACCAAACTTCAGCAGTCTTTGTATCAGACATACTCTATTCAAACATAAGGGGAACCTACGATGTTCGGAGTTCACCGATGCATTTTGCTTGCAGTGATGCTCTCCCATGCACTAACTTGACACTCTCAGAAGTCGAGCTTCTTCCTGCTGTAGGAGACATAGTATTGGACCCGTATTGTTGGAATGCTTATGGAGAACTGCAGACACTAACAATTCCACCAGTCTCTTGCTTGTTGGAGGGTGTTCCTCGATCCCTACTGGACAATGACATTGAGCATTGCTGA
- the LOC18788101 gene encoding glycogen synthase kinase-3 homolog MsK-3, producing MASVSVVPASGIRDPSGNVVGVDSLPSGMNDMKIRDEKEMEATIVDGNGTEAGHIIVTTIGGKNGQPKQTISYMAERVVGHGSFGLVFQAKCLETGETVAIKKVLQDKRYKNRELQTMRLLDHPNIVSLKHCFFSTTGKDELYLNLVLEYVPETVHRVIKHYSKMNQRMPLIYVKLYFYQICRALAYIHNSIGVCHRDIKPQNLLVNPHTHQLKICDFGSAKVLVRGEPNISYICSRYYRAPELIFGATEYTTAIDIWSAGCVLAELLLGQPLFPGESGVDQLVEIIKVLGTPTREEIKCMNPNYTEFKFPQIKAHPWHKIFHKRMPPEAVDLVSRLLQYSPNLRSTALEALAHPFFDELRDPNTRLPNGRFLPPLFNFKAHELKGVPAEMLVKLIPEHARKQCAFLGSS from the exons ATGGCTTCCGTAAGTGTGGTTCCTGCTTCTGGAATTAGAGACCCCAGTGGAAATGTAGTTGGTGTCGATAGTTTGCCTAGTGGGATGAATGATATGAAAATTAGGGATGAAAAG GAAATGGAAGCAACTATTGTTGATGGTAATGGAACAGAGGCGGGTCATATCATTGTCACAACTATTGGTGGAAAGAATGGCCAACCAAAACAG ACAATAAGCTATATGGCTGAGCGTGTTGTTGGACATGGATCTTTTGGATTGGTTTTCCAG GCCAAATGTTTAGAAACTGGTGAAACTGTTGCTATTAAAAAGGTTCTTCAAGACAAGAGGTACAAGAACCGGGAGTTGCAAACCATGCGTCTACTAGACCACCCAAACATTGTGTCCCTTAAACATTGTTTCTTTTCGACAACTGGAAAAGATGAGCTATACCTTAACCTTGTACTTGAGTATGTCCCCGAGACTGTCCATAGGGTGATCAAACACTACAGTAAGATGAACCAGAGGATGCCACTTATATATgtcaaactttatttttaccaG ATTTGTAGAGCACTTGCTTACATTCACAATAGTATTGGAGTTTGCCACAGGGACATTAAGCCTCAAAATTTGTTG GTCAATCCACATACTCATCAGCTTAAAATCTGTGACTTTGGAAGTGCGAAAGTCTTG GTAAGAGGGGAACCCAACATATCTTACATCTGTTCGAGGTATTATCGAGCACCTGAACTTATATTTGGTGCAACCGAGTATACAACAGCCATTGACATCTGGTCTGCTGGCTGTGTTCTAGCTGAGCTACTGCTTGGACAG CCCCTATTTCCTGGAGAAAGTGGAGTAGACCAGCTTGTTGAAATCATCAAG GTTTTAGGTACCCCAACAAGAGAGGAAATAAAGTGCATGAACCCTAACTACACAGAGTTTAAGTTTCCCCAGATTAAAGCTCACCCATGGCACAAG ATATTCCACAAGCGCATGCCCCCTGAAGCTGTGGATCTTGTATCGAGGCTACTGCAGTACTCTCCAAACCTTCGAAGTACAGCT TTGGAGGCCTTAGCTCATCCGTTCTTTGATGAGTTGCGTGACCCTAACACCCGCTTGCCAAATGGACGTTTCCTCCCCCCATTGTTCAACTTTAAGGCTCATG AACTGAAGGGAGTACCTGCAGAGATGCTGGTTAAGCTGATTCCAGAGCATGCAAGAAAACAGTGTGCCTTCCTTGGGTCGTCGTGA
- the LOC18788020 gene encoding uncharacterized protein LOC18788020, which produces MSSACATAPAACISSPNCPSSLSHIPIWRSSSLRPPPPSFSDISFKIPCGSFKRSSSLTGFRTLSPVMQWQDCTVKMEIDVPISVAYDCYSDREAIPRWMPFISTVKILEDKPDLSRWSLKYKAFGRDIEFSWLARNMQPIPNQKIHWRSLEGLPNRGAVRFYPKGPSSCLVELTVSYEVPPILAPVASALQPFLESLLGRGLERFATFSKSYKSDSTV; this is translated from the exons aTGTCTTCTGCTTGTGCAACGGCTCCAGCAGCCTGCATTTCAAGCCCAAACTGTCCCAGCAGTCTCAGCCACATACCCATTTGGAGAAGCTCTTCTCTaagaccaccaccaccttcttTCAGTGACATCTCCTTCAAAATCCCATGTGGGTCTTTCAAGCGAAGCTCGAGCCTCACTGGATTCAGAACCCTCTCCCCTGTTATGCAATGGCAGGACTGCAC AGTAAAGATGGAAATTGATGTGCCAATTTCAGTTGCTTATGATTGCTACTCTGATCGTGAGGCAATTCCCCGTTGGATGCCCTTTATTTCAACTGTGAAG ATATTGGAAGACAAGCCTGACCTATCACGATGGTCACTTAAGTATAAAGCTTTTGGCCGTGATATTGAGTTCTCATGGCTTGCTCGAAATATGCAG CCTATACCGAATCAGAAAATCCACTGGAGATCTCTGGAAGGTCTTCCTAACAg AGGTGCTGTCCGGTTTTATCCAAAAGGTCCTTCATCATGCCTAGTAGAA CTAACCGTGTCTTATGAAGTTCCTCCAATCCTGGCTCCAGTGGCATCA GCACTGCAACCTTTTCTTGAAAGTTTACTTGGACGTGGCTTGGAAAGGTTTGCAACATTTTCAAAAAGCTACAAATCAGACTCAACGGTATAA
- the LOC18788019 gene encoding probable protein phosphatase 2C 49 encodes MVAEAKIVCQQSVPVLEVQYFGKGTNVHEVEDVVAVSQSISPKSFDRNRASESVSDAITSSQVDVKPADKIPDLALESADLQFFPRLRSGSFADIGPRRYMEDEHILIDDLSSHLGSLFNFPTPSALYGVFDGHGGPEAASYVRKNMLRFFFEDANFPQISEVDEIFSEELENSLRKAFHLVDLALADDRSVSSSSGTTALTAMIFGRLLMVANAGDCRAVLCRKGEAIDMSQDHRPIYPSERKRVEELGGYVDDGYLNGVLSVTRALGDWDMKFPRGSSSPLIADPEFRQVVLTEDDEFLIIGCDGIWDVMSSQHAVSLVRRGLRRHDDPEQCARDLVMEALRLNTFDNLTVIVVCFSPLDHREPSPQRERRFRCCSLSAEALCSLRNLLDSSASG; translated from the exons ATGGTGGCAGAAGCTAAGATTGTGTGTCAGCAGAGCGTGCCCGTTTTGGAGGTTCAGTATTTTGGTAAAGGGACTAATGTTCATGAGGTTGAAGATGTAGTTGCAGTTTCACAGTCGATTTCGCCCAAGAGTTTTGACCGAAATCGTGCTTCGGAATCCGTCTCCGATGCTATAACGAGCTCTCAAGTC GATGTTAAACCTGCGGATAAAATTCCTGATTTGGCTCTAGAATCGGCTGATCTTCAATTCTTCCCTAGGCTCCGTTCTGGTAGCTTTGCTGACATCGGACCCCGTAGATATATGGAAGATGAACATATACTAATAGATGATCTATCTTCACACTTGGGATCACTCTTTAATTTTCCCACGCCAAGTGCCTTGTATGGG GTATTTGATGGACATGGAGGACCTGAAGCGGCATCTTATGTCAGAAAAAATATgctcagatttttttttgaagatgCCAATTTTCCTCAGATTTCTGAAGTTGATGAGATTTTCTCAGAGGAGCTTGAGAACTCCCTCCGTAAGGCATTTCATCTGGTTGACCTTGCGCTGGCAGATGACCGCAGTGTAAGCAGTTCATCTGGGACAACAGCATTAACTGCTATGATATTTGGAAG gctTCTAATGGTAGCCAATGCTGGGGATTGTCGAGCTGTTCTCTGCCGGAAAGGAGAGGCAATCGATATGTCTCAAGACCACAGGCCCATTTATCCCTCAGAAAGGAAGCGGGTTGAAGAATTGGGTGGATATGTTGATGATGGGTATCTGAATGGCGTCTTATCGGTAACCCGAGCATTAGGTGACTGGGACATGAAGTTTCCCCGTGGTTCTTCATCACCCCTTATTGCTGATCCAGAGTTCCGGCAAGTGGTTTTAACAGAGGATGATGAGTTTCTCATTATAGGGTGTGATGGGATTTGGGATGTGATGTCAAGTCAGCATGCAGTTAGCCTTGTTCGACGTGGGCTACGGCGGCATGATGACCCGGAGCAGTGCGCAAGGGATCTTGTTATGGAGGCTCTTCGCCTCAACACGTTTGATAATCTCACTGTGATTGTGGTATGCTTCTCCCCTCTTGATCATCGAGAACCATCACCACAGCGGGAACGAAGATTTAGGTGCTGCAGCCTCTCTGCGGAGGCCCTATGTAGTTTGAGGAACTTGTTGGACAGCAGTGCCAGCGGTTGA